One Vanessa atalanta chromosome 20, ilVanAtal1.2, whole genome shotgun sequence genomic window carries:
- the LOC125072045 gene encoding uncharacterized protein LOC125072045 — protein MDSIKHSIAQLTEHFNSKMAEFQQNLNSNMPAASPTSNIVSQFNAFRSFVLTALEGLQLQVELLSKKCDQIEMRSRRKMLLVHGVPEASKENLSATVSQLLSKHLKLPELSADSISRCHRLGSSVTEKPRVILIKFQDPIMRNKVWYAKTSLRNTGVTLSEFLTKERHDVFVAARQRLGINKCWTRDGNIVIIGPDGKRHQITSMAELNTYSTATVPQQVSARTATSSNINTQENKNSQGVRPKRNLKK, from the coding sequence ATGGACTCTATTAAACACTCGATTGCACAACTAACAGAACATTTCAACTCTAAAATGGCTGAATTCCAGCAAAATTTGAATTCTAATATGCCAGCCGCCAGTCCAACTTCCAACATAGTCTCCCAGTTTAATGCTTTCCGGAGTTTTGTCTTAACTGCTCTGGAAGGACTTCAGCTGCAAGTCGAGCTCCTTTCGAAAAAGTGTGACCAAATTGAAATGAGAAGTAGACGGAAAATGCTCCTGGTGCATGGGGTTCCGGAAGCCAGCAAAGAAAATTTATCGGCTACTGTCAGTCAGCTGCTGTCTAAACATCTCAAGTTGCCAGAGTTATCAGCGGATTCTATCAGTCGCTGCCATCGTTTGGGTTCTTCGGTTACTGAGAAACCAAGGGTCATCCTTATTAAGTTCCAAGATCCAATCATGCGTAACAAAGTGTGGTATGCGAAAACCAGTCTGAGGAACACTGGGGTTACACTGTCTGAGTTCCTAACAAAGGAACGTCATGACGTCTTCGTGGCTGCCAGACAGCGTCTTGGTATCAACAAATGTTGGACTAGAGATGGCAACATAGTTATTATTGGTCCAGATGGTAAGCGTCACCAAATTACGTCTATGGCGGAGCTGAATACGTATTCCACTGCTACGGTGCCTCAACAAGTTTCAGCTAGGACTGCAACCTCATCCAACATCAATACCCAAGAGAACAAAAATTCGCAGGGAGTCCGGCCGAAAAGGAACTTAAAGAAGtaa